Proteins from a single region of Sinorhizobium alkalisoli:
- a CDS encoding lytic murein transglycosylase, protein MITNRRTFFRHIAAALVIAAASGASPARADAGFRNWINDFYATAAKNGISRETYRQAFAGVTTPDPTVIEKANHQPEFKHKIWEYIDSRVNPYTKRIGQEMAARHARTLAAIERHFGVDGSVLLAIWSMESNYGAILEKDDRLHYVPRALATLAYADSKRAKFARTQLIAALKILQSGDVAPRDLTGSWAGAMGHTQFIPTSYLLYAVDADGNGHRDIWNSVPDALATAANLLKKNGWRTGETWGYEVVPPVNAAKYSGQTKTIGQWAALGFVRPGGKGFRNPGMRAELKLPSGGNGPGFLMTRNFFVIKRYNASDSYALGVGLLADQIAGYSGMHQRWPRPDGSLDISEKFELQSRLKELGYYSGEVDGNFGSGSRAAIQAFQAQNGLTPDGEPNQHLLRALRK, encoded by the coding sequence ATGATCACAAACCGCAGGACGTTCTTCCGGCATATAGCCGCCGCTCTCGTCATCGCCGCCGCGTCTGGTGCCTCGCCTGCGCGCGCAGACGCGGGTTTTCGAAACTGGATCAATGACTTCTACGCGACCGCGGCCAAGAACGGCATCTCCAGGGAGACTTACCGCCAAGCCTTTGCCGGCGTAACGACGCCCGACCCCACGGTCATCGAGAAAGCCAACCACCAACCCGAGTTCAAGCACAAGATTTGGGAATATATCGACTCGCGAGTCAATCCGTATACCAAGCGCATCGGCCAGGAAATGGCGGCCAGGCATGCGCGGACGCTCGCTGCCATCGAGCGGCATTTCGGCGTCGACGGATCGGTGCTTTTGGCGATCTGGTCTATGGAATCGAATTACGGCGCCATCCTCGAGAAAGACGACCGGCTGCACTACGTGCCGCGCGCGCTGGCGACCCTTGCCTATGCCGACTCGAAGCGGGCGAAATTTGCTCGCACGCAGCTCATCGCAGCCTTGAAGATCCTGCAGAGCGGCGATGTGGCGCCGCGTGACCTCACCGGTTCCTGGGCCGGTGCGATGGGCCATACACAATTCATTCCGACGAGTTACCTGCTCTACGCCGTCGACGCCGATGGCAACGGTCATCGCGACATCTGGAACTCGGTTCCGGACGCACTGGCAACCGCAGCCAATCTTCTGAAAAAGAACGGCTGGCGGACTGGCGAGACCTGGGGCTACGAAGTGGTGCCGCCGGTCAATGCCGCGAAATATTCGGGCCAGACGAAGACGATCGGACAGTGGGCGGCGCTCGGCTTCGTTCGGCCGGGGGGCAAGGGCTTCCGCAATCCCGGCATGCGGGCCGAACTCAAGCTGCCGAGCGGCGGCAATGGTCCCGGCTTCCTGATGACGAGGAATTTCTTCGTCATCAAACGCTACAACGCTTCGGACTCTTATGCGCTCGGCGTCGGCCTGCTCGCCGACCAGATTGCCGGCTATTCCGGCATGCACCAGCGCTGGCCGCGCCCGGACGGCTCCCTCGATATTAGCGAGAAGTTCGAGCTCCAGAGCCGCCTCAAGGAGCTTGGCTACTACAGCGGCGAGGTGGACGGCAATTTCGGCTCCGGATCGCGGGCCGCGATCCAGGCGTTCCAGGCGCAAAATGGTCTGACACCGGACGGTGAGCCGAACCAGCATCTCCTGCGCGCGCTGCGAAAGTGA
- the galU gene encoding UTP--glucose-1-phosphate uridylyltransferase GalU has protein sequence MTEKRKVRKAVFPVAGLGTRFLPATKAVPKEMLTVVDKPVIQYVVDEALEAGIEHLIFVTGRSKAVIEDYFDIQVELDQTLRERNRKAEIELLEAMLPKAGTTSFTRQQAPLGLGHAVWCARDLVGNEPFALLLPDMIMKGEKGCLKGMVELYEESNGNVVAVEECAPDQAHKYGIVGVGEPVGDGFSITRMVEKPAPGTAPSNYFINGRYILQPEIFPILELQERGAGNEIQLTDGMVKLSETQPFAAYHFRGETFDCGAKDGFILANVAFALERADIRPVVEGPLKGLLERLK, from the coding sequence ATGACCGAAAAGCGTAAAGTCCGCAAAGCCGTCTTCCCCGTCGCGGGACTGGGGACGCGCTTCCTTCCCGCCACCAAGGCCGTGCCGAAGGAAATGCTGACGGTGGTGGACAAGCCGGTCATCCAATATGTCGTCGACGAGGCGCTCGAAGCGGGCATCGAGCATCTGATCTTCGTGACGGGCCGCAGCAAGGCGGTCATCGAGGACTATTTCGACATCCAGGTCGAACTCGATCAGACATTGCGGGAACGCAACAGGAAGGCAGAAATCGAGCTTCTCGAAGCCATGCTGCCGAAGGCCGGCACCACGAGCTTCACACGCCAGCAGGCACCGCTCGGCCTGGGGCACGCGGTCTGGTGCGCGCGCGATCTCGTTGGCAACGAACCTTTCGCCCTGCTTCTTCCCGACATGATCATGAAGGGAGAGAAGGGCTGCCTCAAGGGCATGGTCGAGCTTTACGAAGAGAGCAACGGCAATGTCGTCGCCGTCGAGGAATGCGCGCCCGACCAGGCGCACAAATACGGCATCGTCGGCGTCGGCGAGCCGGTCGGCGACGGCTTCAGTATCACCAGAATGGTCGAGAAGCCCGCACCGGGCACGGCGCCTTCGAACTACTTCATCAACGGCCGCTACATCCTGCAGCCGGAAATCTTCCCCATCCTGGAACTCCAGGAGCGCGGTGCCGGCAACGAGATCCAACTGACCGACGGTATGGTGAAGCTTTCCGAGACGCAGCCCTTTGCAGCCTATCACTTCCGCGGCGAGACCTTCGATTGCGGCGCCAAGGACGGCTTCATCCTCGCCAACGTCGCCTTTGCGCTGGAGCGCGCCGACATCCGTCCGGTGGTCGAGGGACCGCTCAAGGGATTGCTGGAAAGGCTCAAGTGA
- a CDS encoding outer membrane beta-barrel protein, giving the protein MAPITSRSQLAGAMRVTMPAWLLAGWTAFAPTPALAQSLAPLGNDSVATSLTGTSPAISDPQTTGAVAGADLSPALDEDLNRLNRREDTIDGLRARPDPYGDEAAGIRIGTFVLKPALSESFNHERQETGGDSQSRSFLETSLEGSFTSDWSRHQLSVTGEGVLQHNVSGEGEEEPRADIDAELRLDLSEDTIARLRAGYSFEREDASDPNAIANAETQSGVNSYRLGAAAERDFGMIRGAIGIDFERRTYGDVELDDGTTVSQEDRGRNIGTLTARIGLELSPALIPFLEGSVGKSVYDLRQDTLGFERSYQSYAGRAGVEVDLGEKLNGELAAGYEAHRFDDARLGDLRGLSVDGRINWSPQRGTDVLFGFLTYLDPSTTAGEAGSINYQLTNVVTHQMRSDIAARLSNSVTLRNFPSGAAGSDETTWRTGAGLTYDMSRYLALTGDVSYERTNRDSGTSSETARVGVGLTLRR; this is encoded by the coding sequence ATGGCGCCCATTACCTCACGCTCTCAATTGGCGGGCGCCATGCGGGTGACAATGCCAGCGTGGCTGTTGGCCGGCTGGACCGCTTTCGCTCCGACACCCGCTTTGGCGCAGAGTCTCGCACCCCTTGGGAACGACAGCGTCGCCACCAGCCTGACCGGCACGAGCCCGGCCATTAGTGATCCGCAGACGACCGGCGCCGTTGCCGGTGCGGATCTCTCGCCGGCGCTCGACGAGGATCTCAACCGCCTCAACCGACGCGAAGATACCATCGACGGGCTGCGCGCCCGCCCCGATCCCTATGGCGACGAGGCGGCGGGTATCCGGATCGGCACCTTCGTCCTGAAGCCTGCGCTCAGCGAAAGCTTCAATCATGAGCGGCAGGAGACCGGCGGCGACAGCCAGAGCCGGAGCTTCCTCGAGACCAGCCTCGAAGGGTCGTTCACCTCGGATTGGTCGCGCCATCAGTTGAGCGTGACCGGCGAAGGCGTGCTGCAGCACAATGTTTCGGGCGAGGGTGAAGAAGAACCACGTGCCGACATCGATGCGGAACTGCGGCTCGACTTGAGCGAGGACACCATAGCCAGGCTCCGGGCAGGCTACAGCTTCGAGCGCGAAGACGCCAGCGATCCGAACGCGATCGCCAATGCAGAGACCCAATCCGGCGTAAACAGTTACAGACTCGGCGCGGCGGCGGAGCGCGACTTCGGCATGATCCGGGGCGCGATCGGCATTGATTTCGAACGCCGCACCTATGGCGATGTCGAGCTCGACGATGGGACCACGGTGTCACAGGAGGACAGGGGCCGCAACATCGGTACGCTTACCGCACGCATCGGCTTAGAGCTCTCCCCGGCGCTCATCCCCTTCCTCGAAGGCTCCGTCGGAAAATCGGTCTATGATCTCAGGCAGGATACGCTCGGCTTCGAACGCTCCTATCAGAGCTATGCCGGCCGTGCCGGCGTGGAGGTCGATCTCGGCGAGAAGCTCAACGGTGAGCTCGCGGCCGGCTACGAGGCCCACCGTTTCGACGATGCACGGCTCGGCGATCTCCGCGGGCTATCGGTCGACGGGCGTATCAACTGGTCGCCGCAACGCGGCACCGATGTCCTGTTCGGCTTCCTGACGTATCTTGACCCGTCCACCACAGCCGGCGAGGCGGGATCGATCAATTATCAGCTGACGAACGTGGTCACGCATCAGATGAGGTCGGATATCGCCGCCAGGCTCTCCAACAGCGTGACGCTGCGCAATTTCCCTTCGGGTGCTGCCGGCTCTGACGAGACAACCTGGCGCACGGGCGCCGGGCTGACCTATGACATGAGCCGCTACCTCGCGCTCACCGGAGATGTGAGCTACGAGCGCACGAACAGAGACAGCGGGACTTCGAGCGAAACAGCGCGCGTGGGTGTTGGACTCACGCTGCGACGCTGA
- a CDS encoding SPFH domain-containing protein, giving the protein MGGLDIAVIAFVVFVLLVLLTGVKTVPQGYLYTVERFGRYIRTIEPGLNIIVPVFDRIGAKMNVMEQVLDVPTQEVITKDNASVSADAVAFYQVLNAAQAAYQVANLENALLNLTMTNIRSVMGSMDLDELLSNRDTINDRLLRVVDEAANPWGIKITRVEIKDIAPPTDLVEAMARQMKAEREKRAQVLEAEGARNAQILRAEGAKQSAILQAEGQREAAYREAEARERLAEAEAKATRMVSEAIAAGDVQAINYFVAQKYTEALASIGTANNQKIVLMPMEAASLIGSLGGIGAIAREVFAEGQPAARSRASTPRSGPASGPLETP; this is encoded by the coding sequence TTGGGCGGCCTGGATATCGCGGTCATTGCTTTCGTCGTCTTCGTCCTTCTGGTGCTCCTCACCGGGGTCAAGACCGTACCGCAAGGCTATCTCTACACCGTCGAGCGCTTCGGCAGATACATAAGGACCATCGAACCGGGGCTGAACATCATCGTGCCCGTCTTCGACCGCATCGGCGCGAAAATGAACGTGATGGAGCAGGTTCTCGACGTGCCCACCCAGGAGGTGATCACCAAGGATAATGCCAGCGTTTCGGCTGACGCAGTCGCCTTTTATCAGGTCCTGAACGCCGCCCAGGCCGCCTACCAGGTCGCCAATCTCGAGAACGCCCTCCTTAACCTGACCATGACCAACATTCGATCGGTTATGGGGTCGATGGATCTCGACGAATTGCTCTCCAACCGCGATACGATCAACGATCGCCTCTTGCGCGTCGTCGACGAGGCGGCCAATCCCTGGGGCATCAAGATCACCCGTGTCGAGATCAAGGACATCGCACCGCCGACGGACCTCGTCGAGGCCATGGCCCGGCAGATGAAGGCGGAGCGTGAGAAGCGCGCACAGGTGCTGGAGGCCGAAGGCGCAAGGAACGCCCAGATTCTCCGCGCCGAAGGCGCCAAGCAGTCGGCCATCCTCCAGGCCGAGGGGCAGCGGGAAGCCGCCTATCGCGAAGCGGAAGCGCGCGAACGCCTGGCAGAGGCTGAAGCCAAGGCGACCCGAATGGTCTCCGAAGCGATTGCTGCAGGCGACGTCCAGGCGATCAACTACTTCGTGGCGCAGAAATATACCGAGGCCCTGGCGTCGATAGGTACCGCAAATAACCAGAAGATCGTCCTGATGCCGATGGAAGCAGCCTCGCTGATCGGTTCGCTTGGCGGCATCGGCGCAATTGCCCGAGAGGTCTTCGCCGAGGGCCAGCCAGCCGCGCGTTCGCGTGCCTCCACGCCGCGCAGCGGTCCGGCCTCCGGTCCGCTCGAGACGCCGTGA
- a CDS encoding NfeD family protein: protein MVARLVLELGPWSWWVLGLVLLAAEVLVPGVFLVWIGLAALIIGVLSLLLWDAAFWLWQVQLTAFALLSMIAVLIGRRIVATSEESDEPLLNKRAESLVGRTAVLEQPIAEGHGRVRLDDTTWAVEGPDLPAGTRVRIVASAGRHLTVERA, encoded by the coding sequence ATGGTCGCCCGCCTCGTTCTCGAACTCGGTCCCTGGAGCTGGTGGGTTCTGGGCCTCGTGCTGCTGGCGGCGGAAGTGCTCGTTCCCGGCGTATTCCTGGTGTGGATCGGGCTTGCGGCGCTCATCATTGGCGTTCTGTCCCTGCTCCTGTGGGACGCGGCATTCTGGCTCTGGCAGGTCCAGCTCACCGCGTTCGCCCTGCTCTCCATGATCGCGGTCCTGATTGGGCGCCGCATCGTCGCCACCTCCGAGGAGAGCGACGAGCCGCTGCTCAACAAGCGTGCCGAAAGCCTGGTCGGCCGCACCGCGGTGCTCGAACAGCCAATCGCCGAGGGCCATGGGCGCGTGCGCCTTGACGATACGACCTGGGCGGTCGAGGGACCCGATCTTCCCGCGGGCACACGCGTGCGCATCGTCGCCAGCGCCGGAAGGCACCTGACGGTTGAGCGTGCCTGA